One segment of Panicum virgatum strain AP13 chromosome 3K, P.virgatum_v5, whole genome shotgun sequence DNA contains the following:
- the LOC120699016 gene encoding LEAF RUST 10 DISEASE-RESISTANCE LOCUS RECEPTOR-LIKE PROTEIN KINASE-like 1.2 isoform X1 — protein MGWVGLVNHFNWLWVGVDFNPLAGLASALFLLFVCSALVASPAPLMTAAAQAGSREGENCPPFKLCGSVNISFPFAILPEQTMETRCGLIGFQVRCTNNTPYLGYNRQNHWFQILDIFYDNASLVVVDVRKLEAFAGSSASKPCHLPMNNSSNKIGLPFSVSPANQNLILYSCSGKPPAEAVRQSRGLVETVCSNDSFFGVVESYDASGSYGSYSLEGCSATIVPVLGSSSGKANVSRYEELIACGFLLTWQVPYRFHRRPNCQSDGQLTDE, from the exons ATGGGTTGGGTTGGATTggttaatcattttaattggcTGTGGGTAGGGGTGGATTTtaacccattagcagggctagCTTCGGCCTTGTTTCTCCTCTTCGTCTGCTCAGCCTTGGTCGCCTCGCCTGCGCCACTGATGACGGCTGCGGCACAAGCAGGCAGCAGGGAAGGAGAGAACTGCCCGCCGTTCAAGCTCTGCGGCAGCGTGAACATCAGCTTCCCGTTCGCGATCCTCCCGGAGCAGACGATGGAGACCAGGTGCGGTCTGATTGGGTTCCAGGTTCGTTGCACCAACAACACCCCGTACCTCGGGTACAACCGGCAGAACCACTGGTTCCAGATCCTCGACATCTTCTACGACAACGCTTCCTTGGTCGTCGTCGATGTCCGCAAGCTCGAAGCCTTCGCCGGTTCCTCTGCTTCCAAACCCTGCCACCTCCCGATGAACAACAGCTCCAACAAGATCGGCCTGCCCTTCTCGGTCAGCCCCGCCAATCAGAACCTGATCCTTTACAGCTGCTCGGGCAAGCCACCCGCAGAGGCGGTGAGGCAGAGTCGCGGGCTGGTGGAGACGGTATGCTCCAACGACAGCTTTTTTGGAGTCGTCGAGAGCTACGACGCGTCGGGCAGCTACGGCAGCTACTCTCTGGAGGGCTGCAGCGCCACCATCGTGCCGGTGCTCGGGAGTTCGTCTGGCAAGGCGAACGTGAGCAGATACGAGGAGCTCATCGCTTGCGGCTTCCTCTTGACGTGGCAGGTGCCATATCGTTTCCACCGTCGCCCCAACTGTCAG TCTGATGGTCAGTTGACTGATGAGTGA
- the LOC120699016 gene encoding LEAF RUST 10 DISEASE-RESISTANCE LOCUS RECEPTOR-LIKE PROTEIN KINASE-like 1.2 isoform X2 yields the protein MGWVGLVNHFNWLWVGVDFNPLAGLASALFLLFVCSALVASPAPLMTAAAQAGSREGENCPPFKLCGSVNISFPFAILPEQTMETRCGLIGFQVRCTNNTPYLGYNRQNHWFQILDIFYDNASLVVVDVRKLEAFAGSSASKPCHLPMNNSSNKIGLPFSVSPANQNLILYSCSGKPPAEAVRQSRGLVETVCSNDSFFGVVESYDASGSYGSYSLEGCSATIVPVLGSSSGKANVSRYEELIACGFLLTWQVPYRFHRRPNCQ from the exons ATGGGTTGGGTTGGATTggttaatcattttaattggcTGTGGGTAGGGGTGGATTTtaacccattagcagggctagCTTCGGCCTTGTTTCTCCTCTTCGTCTGCTCAGCCTTGGTCGCCTCGCCTGCGCCACTGATGACGGCTGCGGCACAAGCAGGCAGCAGGGAAGGAGAGAACTGCCCGCCGTTCAAGCTCTGCGGCAGCGTGAACATCAGCTTCCCGTTCGCGATCCTCCCGGAGCAGACGATGGAGACCAGGTGCGGTCTGATTGGGTTCCAGGTTCGTTGCACCAACAACACCCCGTACCTCGGGTACAACCGGCAGAACCACTGGTTCCAGATCCTCGACATCTTCTACGACAACGCTTCCTTGGTCGTCGTCGATGTCCGCAAGCTCGAAGCCTTCGCCGGTTCCTCTGCTTCCAAACCCTGCCACCTCCCGATGAACAACAGCTCCAACAAGATCGGCCTGCCCTTCTCGGTCAGCCCCGCCAATCAGAACCTGATCCTTTACAGCTGCTCGGGCAAGCCACCCGCAGAGGCGGTGAGGCAGAGTCGCGGGCTGGTGGAGACGGTATGCTCCAACGACAGCTTTTTTGGAGTCGTCGAGAGCTACGACGCGTCGGGCAGCTACGGCAGCTACTCTCTGGAGGGCTGCAGCGCCACCATCGTGCCGGTGCTCGGGAGTTCGTCTGGCAAGGCGAACGTGAGCAGATACGAGGAGCTCATCGCTTGCGGCTTCCTCTTGACGTGGCAGGTGCCATATCGTTTCCACCGTCGCCCCAACTGTCAG TAG